A genome region from Blautia coccoides includes the following:
- a CDS encoding DUF3795 domain-containing protein, with the protein MKRALGIARCGLACCLCSENVNCAGCHSEESGCKDKDWCENRKCSIDKNISYCFNCNEECRKGLLAKTKPYAFTLFLKRYGEKYLLDCLEQNEINGIVYHREGIYGDYDDFDDAEELIKFIKTGKR; encoded by the coding sequence ATGAAAAGAGCGCTAGGCATTGCAAGATGTGGACTGGCATGTTGTCTATGTTCGGAAAATGTAAATTGTGCAGGCTGTCATTCGGAAGAGAGCGGATGTAAAGATAAAGATTGGTGTGAAAATAGAAAATGTTCCATTGATAAAAATATCAGTTACTGCTTTAACTGCAACGAGGAATGTAGAAAAGGCTTACTGGCAAAGACGAAGCCGTATGCATTCACTCTGTTTCTGAAAAGATATGGAGAAAAGTATTTACTGGACTGCCTTGAACAGAATGAAATAAATGGTATTGTCTATCATCGCGAAGGTATATATGGTGACTATGATGATTTTGATGATGCAGAAGAATTAATAAAATTTATAAAGACAGGAAAAAGATAG
- a CDS encoding cell division suppressor protein YneA, translating into MREIRRRARRQRANRVKLLGIGFLALVITLIFSVRAAATANAGTSDSSRTKYYTSIQIEKGASLWKIAEDYMTEEYASEQEYIEEVMRMNHLNNDVIYEGAYLCVPYYSSEQ; encoded by the coding sequence ATGAGGGAAATCAGGAGAAGGGCAAGAAGACAGAGAGCAAACAGAGTAAAGCTTTTAGGGATTGGTTTTTTAGCTTTGGTGATAACATTGATTTTTTCGGTACGGGCAGCAGCCACAGCCAATGCAGGGACTTCTGACAGCAGCAGGACTAAATATTATACAAGTATTCAGATTGAGAAAGGCGCCAGTTTATGGAAAATCGCCGAAGACTATATGACAGAGGAGTATGCCTCCGAGCAGGAATACATAGAAGAAGTTATGCGGATGAACCATCTGAATAACGACGTAATATACGAAGGAGCTTATCTCTGTGTTCCGTATTATTCCTCCGAACAATAG
- the lexA gene encoding transcriptional repressor LexA — protein sequence MSYGKISKKQSEILEYMKNEILNRGFPPSVREICEAVSLKSTSSVHSHLETLEKNGYIRRDPTKPRAIEIVDDNFNLVRRETVNVPIIGKVAAGEPLLAVQNVEGYFPIPSEYMPNKQTFMLVVQGDSMVNAGIFSGDYVVVEKQENAENGDKIVALVEDSATIKTFYKEKDHIRLQPENDYMDPIVIHPEQQFQVLGKVIGVFRFMK from the coding sequence ATGTCATATGGAAAAATCAGCAAAAAACAATCTGAAATTTTAGAATATATGAAAAACGAAATCCTGAATCGCGGCTTTCCGCCATCTGTACGTGAAATCTGTGAGGCAGTCAGCTTGAAATCCACCTCATCTGTCCATTCGCATCTTGAGACACTGGAAAAAAACGGATACATAAGAAGAGACCCAACCAAACCGCGCGCGATCGAAATTGTGGATGACAATTTTAATCTTGTCAGAAGAGAGACTGTAAATGTACCGATTATCGGAAAAGTTGCCGCCGGAGAGCCCCTCCTTGCAGTGCAGAATGTGGAAGGATATTTTCCCATTCCTTCCGAATACATGCCCAACAAGCAGACTTTTATGTTGGTGGTACAGGGCGACAGTATGGTCAATGCCGGTATCTTCAGCGGTGATTATGTAGTGGTTGAAAAGCAGGAGAATGCCGAAAACGGAGACAAAATCGTCGCTCTGGTAGAAGATTCCGCAACGATCAAAACTTTCTACAAAGAAAAAGATCATATCCGCCTGCAGCCGGAGAATGATTATATGGATCCCATTGTGATACATCCGGAACAGCAGTTCCAAGTACTCGGCAAAGTAATTGGAGTTTTCCGCTTTATGAAATAG